A region of the Amycolatopsis sp. cg13 genome:
GGTCCTCTTTGGACTGCTCGCCCGCGTAGGCCGCCCGCACCCGCTTGCCCTGGTGCTCCACATGCGCGTCGTACGCGCCCTGCGCCATCCCGATGATCGGCGCGGTGATGGTGCTCGGGTGCACGGAGCCATAGGGCAGCCGGTACAGCGGGCCCGGGTTGACTTCCTGGCCCGGGGTCTTGCACTTCGACGTCGCCATGAAGCTCAGCGCGCGGTGCTTGGGCACGAACACGTCCTCGACGACAATGTCGTTGGACCCCGTGCCGCGCAGCCCGACCGTGTCCCAGACGTCCACAATGGAGTAGTCCGAGATCGGCACGAGATACGTGCAGAAGTCCACCGGCTTGCCGTCGGCGAACGCCGGCCCGCCCAGCAGCACCCACGTGCAGTGGTCGCTTCCGGACGAGAAGCTCCATCGCCCGGACAGCCGGTAGCCGCCCTCGACGACGGTCGCCTTGCCCATCGGCGCGTACGACGAAGAAATCCGCACGTCGTGGTCCTCGCCCCACACGTCCGCCTGGGCTTGCGCGTCGAACAACGCGACGTGCCACGGGTGCACGCCGAGAATCGACGCGACCCAGCCGGTGGACCCGCAGGCGCTCGCGATGAGCTTGACCGCGGTGTAGAAGGTGACCGGGTCGGCTTCCAAGCCGCCGTACGGTTTCGGTTGCAGCAGGCGGAAAAATCCGGTCTCCTGCAGCGCTTTCACTGATTCGGCGGGGATCCGACGGGCGTCCTCGGTCTCCTGTGCGCGTTCCCGCAGCACGGGAAGAAGGTCGCGCACCCCCGCGATCACGGCAGCCAGCTCGCTCATCGGCCGTCCTCTCTCGCTCGACACGCTCAAGACTAGAACACGTTCTCGTTTTTGTCGACGCGGTCTGCCCCGTGCGCGCCGTGCAACCCTGCTCGGCGACCGGAAAACACGCAGTCAGCCAGCGAAAGACCGCTCACATACGACCTGGAACAGATTCCCACCGCGGTGCGTCCGGCGGCGTAAAGCCCGCGTACGCCGGCCACCGCGCCGGTGTCCTCGTCGACCACCAGGCCGCCCAGCGTCAGCATCGGACAGGGATAGCCGAGGTTGGGTTTCACCGACACGTCGATCAGCGAGTACGGCGGCGTGTCCAGCGGGCGCGCGAAGTCCGCCGGCTTGCCTGCCGGGTCCGGACCGCGCTGATACTCGGCATAAGTCGCGGCGAGCCCAGCCGGATCAACCCCTGCGCGCGCGGCCGCCTCCTCGATCGTCCCGGCGGTCACCCGCCCCTTGCCCAGCAGATAGCGCAGCTGCAGCGTCGCGAACCATTGGCCTTGTTTTCGCCCGTCCCGCCGGGCTTCGGCGACGATCGGCTCGTCGACCAGCAGCCAGCCGCGTCCGCCGTGCTCGGCGATCATCCGCTCGCCGATCGCCGCGCCGTACCGGGACTCGTCGATGATCCGCCGGCCGCCCGCACCCACCAGCAGCCCGCCGAGAAACGCCGACGGCGGCGTCAGAAACCGCCACGCCGACACCCGGTCCAGCTCCGCAGTACGTCCGCCGACTTCCACGCCCATCCGGATGCCGGAACCGTCGTCGGCGGAAGTCCCGAGATCCAGCCCGCCGCGATACGCGGGCGCGTGCTCGCGCACCATCGCCCGGTTCACGATGAACCCGCCCGCCGCCAGCACCACGCCTCGCCGCGCACTAATCCGCAGCTCACGGGCGTGCTTACGCTCAATCCGCTCCACCCGCTGATGCAACGACCGACGCATCGCAGGCACGTAGATACCTGGCTTCGCCGCCCAATCCGCGAGCCGCGCATGCCGCGCCCGCACCCACGAAGGCGCGTCGCGCAAAGTATGCGTGAGCACCCCGGTGACGGTGCCCGAGTCGTCGGTGATCAGGTTCATCGCCTGCGTCTGCGGTAAAACGCGAACCCCACGCTCGCGAGCCGCCGCCAGCAACTGCTTCATCAGCAGCTTCCCGGACGTGCCCGGCCCCTTGACCCGGTGTCCGCGCGGCGCGGGTTTCGCCACGTCGCGGAAGCCGCCGGACAGTTCGCTGCCGGAGTAGTACAGGTAGTGCTTGTTGCTGGGATACGACGTCTTGTAGTCGCACATGCTGCCCTCGAACGGCACGCCTTGCCGCTCCAGCCACGCCACCATGTCGACGCTTTCCTCGCAGAAGCGCCGCAGCGTCCGTTCCGACACGACGTCGCCGGTTTCCATCCGCAAGTACGCGTACATCGCGTCCACGCTGTCGTCGACACCCGCGGCGCGCTGCTGCGGCGTCCCTCCCCCGGCGTAGACCACGCCGCCGCTCACGCGACTGGCCCCGCCGCCGGAGAACCGGTCGACCAGCAGCACCTCGGCGCCCGCGTCGGCCGCTTCGATGGCCGCGCACACGCCGGCCGCGCCGGCTCCGATGATCACGACGTCCGCGCCAAGCTCGTCCATAGTCCGCCACCCTAGAACTGGAACACGTTCTCGTCTATGGTGACGGAAGTGGCCCCGAGCAGGCCAGCTTTAGCCGATAACACGTTGCATGTGAGGTGGCATGTCGGACGAGTACGACGTGGTGGTGGCCGGCAGCGGCGCCGCCGGGATGACCGCCGCGCTCGCCGCCGCCCATCGCGGGCTTTCCGTGGTGGTGCTGGAAAAGGCAGCCTGCTTCGGCGGCTCGACCGCCCGCTCCGGCGGGGGCGTCTGGCTGCCGGGCAACCACGCGCTGCGGGCCGCGGGCATCGAAGAACCACCCGAACGCGCGAGGCAGTACCTGGAGTCGATCGTCGGCGACGTCGTGCCGGAGCGGTTGCGCACGACCTTCCTCGACCACGGTCCCGAGGTGCTGGAGTTCGTCACGCGGAACACGCCGCTGGAGTTCCAGTGGGTCCCCGGATACAGCGACTACCACCCCGAAGCGCCCGGCGGACGTCCCGGCGGCCGGTCCGTGGAGCCGAAGCCGCTCGACGGCAAACTCCTCGGCGCCGACCTCGCGCGGCTCGAACCGCCCTACAGCGCGCCGCCGCTCGGCGTGCCGATCACCCAGTCGGACTATCGCTGGCTGAGCCTGATCGCCCGGCATCCGCGCGGGTTCGCCCGGATGCTGTCGCTCGGAATGAAATGGCTGGTCGGCCGGGTCCGCGGGCAGCAGCCGCTGTCCATGGGGCAAGCGCTTGCGGCCGGGCTGCGGAAGGGCCTGCGGGACGCCGGCGTCGAGGTCCTGCTGGACACGCCGCTGGTCGATCTGCAGGTGGAAAACGACGTCGTCACCGGCATCGTGGCGCGTCGCAACGGCGAAGAGACGCTGTTCCGCGCGCGTCGCGGAGTGGTGCTGGCCTGCGGCGGCTTCGAGCACAACGAAGAGATGCGCACCAAGTACCAGCGCGCGCCGATCGGCACCGAATGGACCGTCGGCGCGGAGGCGAACACCGGCGACGGCATCAACGCCGGCCTCAAGCTCGGCGCGGCGACCGACCTGATGGACGACGCCTGGTGGGGCCCGTCGTTCCCGCTCACCGGCGGCCCGTGGTTCGCGCTCGCCGAGCGGTCCCGGCCCGGCTGCCTGATGGTCGACGCCGACGGCACGCGGTTCGTGAACGAATCCGCGCCGTACGTCGAGGCCGTGCACGCGATGTACGGCGACGGCGACGGCCCCGGCAAGCACGTCCCCGCGTGGCTGGTGTTCGACCAGCGCTACCGCGACCGCTACCTCTTCACCGGCCTCGGCCCGCGGCAGCCGCTGCCCGGGCGCTGGTACAAGGCCGGGATCGTGGCCAAGTCCGCGACGCTGGCCGGGCTCGCCGAGAAGATCGACGTGCCCGCCGAAGCGCTGGAGCAGACAGTCACGCGGTTCAACGGCTTCGCGCGCAAGGGCGTCGACGACGACTTCCAGCGCGGGCTCAGCGCCTACGACCACTACTACGGCGACCCGCGCAACCGCCCCAACCCGAGCCTCGGCGAACTCGCCAAGGCCCCGTACTACGCGGTCCGCGTGGTGCCCGGCGACCTGGGCACCAAGGGCGGGCTGCGGA
Encoded here:
- the hsaA gene encoding 3-hydroxy-9,10-secoandrosta-1,3,5(10)-triene-9,17-dione monooxygenase oxygenase subunit, whose protein sequence is MSELAAVIAGVRDLLPVLRERAQETEDARRIPAESVKALQETGFFRLLQPKPYGGLEADPVTFYTAVKLIASACGSTGWVASILGVHPWHVALFDAQAQADVWGEDHDVRISSSYAPMGKATVVEGGYRLSGRWSFSSGSDHCTWVLLGGPAFADGKPVDFCTYLVPISDYSIVDVWDTVGLRGTGSNDIVVEDVFVPKHRALSFMATSKCKTPGQEVNPGPLYRLPYGSVHPSTITAPIIGMAQGAYDAHVEHQGKRVRAAYAGEQSKEDPFSKVRIAEASSEIDAAWLQLTHNIDELYQLACKGEKLPFSTRLRVRRDQVRGTERAISAIDRLFENSGGRALQRGTPIQRFWRDAHAGRVHAANDAERAYVMFGTGEFGLPVENAMV
- the kstD gene encoding 3-oxosteroid 1-dehydrogenase; the protein is MSDEYDVVVAGSGAAGMTAALAAAHRGLSVVVLEKAACFGGSTARSGGGVWLPGNHALRAAGIEEPPERARQYLESIVGDVVPERLRTTFLDHGPEVLEFVTRNTPLEFQWVPGYSDYHPEAPGGRPGGRSVEPKPLDGKLLGADLARLEPPYSAPPLGVPITQSDYRWLSLIARHPRGFARMLSLGMKWLVGRVRGQQPLSMGQALAAGLRKGLRDAGVEVLLDTPLVDLQVENDVVTGIVARRNGEETLFRARRGVVLACGGFEHNEEMRTKYQRAPIGTEWTVGAEANTGDGINAGLKLGAATDLMDDAWWGPSFPLTGGPWFALAERSRPGCLMVDADGTRFVNESAPYVEAVHAMYGDGDGPGKHVPAWLVFDQRYRDRYLFTGLGPRQPLPGRWYKAGIVAKSATLAGLAEKIDVPAEALEQTVTRFNGFARKGVDDDFQRGLSAYDHYYGDPRNRPNPSLGELAKAPYYAVRVVPGDLGTKGGLRIDEKARVLREDGTVVPGLYAAGNTGAPVMGRTYAGPGATIGPAMVFGYLAAQALANEDQTGTGGRQ
- a CDS encoding FAD-binding protein, producing MDELGADVVIIGAGAAGVCAAIEAADAGAEVLLVDRFSGGGASRVSGGVVYAGGGTPQQRAAGVDDSVDAMYAYLRMETGDVVSERTLRRFCEESVDMVAWLERQGVPFEGSMCDYKTSYPSNKHYLYYSGSELSGGFRDVAKPAPRGHRVKGPGTSGKLLMKQLLAAARERGVRVLPQTQAMNLITDDSGTVTGVLTHTLRDAPSWVRARHARLADWAAKPGIYVPAMRRSLHQRVERIERKHARELRISARRGVVLAAGGFIVNRAMVREHAPAYRGGLDLGTSADDGSGIRMGVEVGGRTAELDRVSAWRFLTPPSAFLGGLLVGAGGRRIIDESRYGAAIGERMIAEHGGRGWLLVDEPIVAEARRDGRKQGQWFATLQLRYLLGKGRVTAGTIEEAAARAGVDPAGLAATYAEYQRGPDPAGKPADFARPLDTPPYSLIDVSVKPNLGYPCPMLTLGGLVVDEDTGAVAGVRGLYAAGRTAVGICSRSYVSGLSLADCVFSGRRAGLHGAHGADRVDKNENVF